A region of the Hydra vulgaris chromosome 12, alternate assembly HydraT2T_AEP genome:
aaaatcagctttaaaaattagaaaataattatttcaatcacagataaaaacaaaaattttcattgtaaactttactattaaaaatagtaaatctctatttgttgaaaatgagcttttggtttatttgttttttataaaaatacttatattgtaAAATGGCGTCAGATCGGAAGTTATCACAAACTGACTGAGTGAAGTACTTGAcaagtcatctacccttcatcttctaggattatctcttacttccaatctttcttggaaaccatatattaaatcggttgcaaaattagtatctgctaaggttgcatctctttatcgagctcaacactttcttactccggattctattctctatctctataaatctcaaatttgtccttgtatggaatactgttgccatatccgTGGCGGATcatctaatgatgccctttctcttttagacaaggtgcaaaaacacattgtaaacatagttggacctgctttagCAGCCAActtccaaccattatcacatcatcataatgttgcttctcgttctcttttctacaaatactgtAATGGGCActactctaaagagctagcctctcttgtgccatctactaaaattcattcttgtgttactcgtcattcagttaagtctcatcctttttctgtgacctccaaaaactcttattcatttagtttttttgcttgaacaccagttctttgaaattcgcttccttcatcttggtttcctgatttatataatttgcaatcttttaagttgtctgtcaattgttatcttgctctacaaaacttcatcttttctcttccagtaactttcaactctaattagtggttacttgcagccttgttggaagcaaaagtggaaatatatatgtgtgtgtatatatatatatatatatatatatatatatatatatatatatatatatatatatatatatatatatatatatatatatatatatatatatatataaattagtagaaaatcacttgacgaaaatgtttttcatcaaaaaagactcatcagaaaattaaaaaagttaaagacgcttttatatatatatatatatatatatatatatatatatatatatatatatatatatatatatatatatatatatatatatatatatacacatatatgtatatatgtatatatatatatatgtgtatatatatatgtacacatacatacatacttactgTAAAACCCCCTAATTCCAGATGGTTTAGAACTTAAATCATCATAACTTGCTCATTATAAAAGATTtcggaattatttttttaaataaataaactttataacaagACAAATcaaatcatataatatatatatatatatatatatatatatatatatatatatatatatatatatatatatatatatatatatatatatatatatatatatatatatatatatatatatataaacaatgtttattgtGTCAATATAAGAAGTTTTTATACTGCACCAACTGTATCACTATTTAAACataccaaaataaaaagaatttttgtaaatttcaaGATTAGTGATTAATTAAACATGATTAAAGATACCAATTGcctttaaagttaaatttagtagTTTGAatgatgatttttaaatattttcaaataaaattaaaaaatcaagttccaTCTCTCATTgtgttttacataaaatgattttattgttttctctttttatttgctgTGTGTCATTGGCGTTAGTGTTTATGATGGTGATCTGCTCCTGGTTCTTCGTGATATTTCTATTAGCATAACattctataaatttttcaacatGATTATGCTGCTTTTCAAGatgtttaattcaaaaattttaatttttgtcagttgtttttttcagaatatttcaagtttttttgaagtattattTCTGTGAAACTTGCAAATTCttctattaattattttggttttatttttacatggtaccaaattaaaaaagtttttaaaataaattttgtttagtattatttaaatttaattattctaatcattattatataaataatgattagaataaatgaatatattttaaatttttttgttgtttaagatTTTAGTTCATTAAgcacttaaatttaaaaagaaaaatgaaaaattaaaacccatttttatatacaaatatattattatttttttatctttttgttttaaaggttttaatatttttttttttagtatcaattttttttacattgttcTTCTTATTTAGATTCGTTAGTAAACTTTGATTATATTAAAGGAGTTGAAGCTATTGAATATAGGAGAAAATCTGATGGAACTGTTAAACAACaaattgtagaaaaaaattcttatcaATCTTATAAAGCCCAGTATTTTAGAGGACATAGGTTTGAATTGTATCATAAACCAACTTTCTGTGACATTTGTCAAGAATTATCATGGGGTTTATATGCTCAATCTGCTAGATGCtgttgtaagattttttttacttgcatatattaagaaaaacttttttaattaagtatgaaatttttataaatatttataaataattattagttgtattttttttatacatgcttttaatcttttataaatacttatataaatatttattataatattattttataaatgcttataatttttgtttctagTCTGCCGTTGTACTTGTCATTTAAAATGTGTAAATGCTGTATCTTTGGATTGCCCTAAAGCACCATCAATAGAAAAATCATTTGATGAGATTACAAAAGAAGTTCAAGAAATATTAGTGAGTTTTATTTAGGTTTATTATGTATATTCTtctatatttttctaatataacttatttatacTAATCATTTCTATGACCTTTTACAGCtgaataaagtttttctttagtCTTATgtgttaatatttataaagtttttattcttttgattttcattaagaatttctttatacatttatataacttCACACAATTTTATAACCCCATGAGCTTCTACAACCCTAAAAAACATCAATGTCTTCACAAACTTTGCAGGAATTAAACTTTGGAAATGTTTTTCAacactctatttttaaaaacaaattttgaaaataggtttttgaaagtttttactCAGGTGTTTTTCTAAGCTGGAACAATTAAAAATCCACAGCTTCTATTTTAGTGTTTTGACCAGGTcaatggattttattttaagctttttttttttccagcatagcataaataacatttatagttttttacaaatatagttttacaaattacattcatagtttttttatatatattcattgtttCGTTTactaaaacaaagataaaagtTAAGATTTGTGTTTTGAAAAGCTTTGTTTTTAAGATTGAAATGAGTTTTGAAGTTCTTTACAAACTAAGTTTATATTGAAGCTAGAGTTTTGCTGAAAATACAGAGATAATTGCTTTACAAACTTAGTTTCATTTgagattttgaattaaattatgaaaaattaatgattttgttGAATTCAAATTGTTTGCAAGTAtcatattgaaacttttttacttaaatgattgaatttgtttttcaaaattcttttaaaagaatggAAGATAAGGAACttcaagtaaaatttattaaaagaattaatgaGGATGAAGACTCTGGTATTGTGTCCATcgaaaattatgttaaaaaaaagggagatgaaaaaatattgatgtCAAATCTTATTGAAGCAGAAGATCTTTCTGATAATAGCCTAAATGATTCTTTTATTGATCTTGTTGATTCCtcaataaatgtaataaatttaatttctgttttatcAGAAAGATTGCTATTTTATTAGAaagataattgttttattagaagTATTGTTTTATCAGAAGGGTTATCAAATGAATGTTGAATCAGTAATATAATTAGAAGTTATTCAATTTCTTTGTATTTGTGTTTAATTAatgcaattgttttttaattaatgcaaTGTTGTACATCTATcaggttgaaaaaaaaatctaataaaaatttattaatagcaAAGTTAtagcagaattaaaaaaaaaaagaaaaaaatattaccaaacaacacagtttttatataaactctTCTATATATGCTTGATAGTCTAATCCTGAGAATTACTTGTCTACATAACATTCAATCTAATGAAGATCATATTGAGTGTTGAAGTCCAAATGATCTTAAAGGGttactaataattaataagGAACCACAAACTTGAAGAAACTAAGAACCTGTGTTGTAGAATCAACTTACATATCTATGATACATGTTATCTATATCTATAATCTATAGCTTTTTATATAGGAAacataatgattttaaaatttataaacacattGAAGGAGTTTATATTGAACACATTTAAAGGTGTTAAAGGATTacaatctttatatatatatatatatatatatatatatatatatatatatatatatatatatatatatatatatatatatatatatatatatatatatatatatatatatatatatatttatatttatttatatatatatatattctttatatatatatatataaatatatatatatattctttatatatatatatatatatatatattttatatatatatatatatatatatatatatatatatatatatatatatatatatatatatatatatatatataaattatgttagtgtattctacaaacaGAGTGCTCAAAGTtctaaaagaacagagcaataaattagtaaaaacaataaactagaTTTTGCGTACTTCAACACTGTGTTTcgccatcagtaggttcattaGAAAGAatcttcctgatgaacctactgacgGTGAAACACAGTGTTGAAGTAatcaaaaattagataagtgtttttactaatttatatatatatatatatatatatatgtatatatatatatatatatatatatatatatatatatatatatatatatatatatatatatatatatatatatatatatatatataaacaaattttttctttcctcATTCGATGCCGGAgattaaatgttaattatttacatcaagCTTTGTTCCATGGATTTATTAGAACTCATGCCACCATAATTCTAATTGtaatattaacattaattagttttgtaatttatgGCTATTGATTGCcataatataagtttatttcttttttgtttttaattatttatatatatattttttttttttaatttttttttaatgttaattcacctccccaaggcccagaaggccactacagacgaggaggctacttaattgtggttataaccctctctcaactctataactccgaaacacgaaccttgataaacaaggccgctgcgcagagaaacaagttgagcgtggtactaccaggggcgtggtggggatcaaactcataacctctcgcttatgaagtgagcgctttaccactacaccactacgcggtagtggtgtagtggtaaagtatatacatatatgcatatacatacatatatgtatatatgcatatataatacatatatgtatatatgcatatacatatatgtaggtgtgtgtatatatatatatatatatgtatatatatatatatatatatatatatatatatatatatatatatatatatatatatatgtatatgtatgtttgtatgtatatgcCAGGCCAGATTATCCTGATACTGGCAATATGTTGCCCAGTACAACCTgtttcatgtcctgctgccttgtagaaTACACTTTAGGCAAAGACTAGGAGATGCTAACTCAACACGCCCCCTGCCTTAAGACTTTTGGTTGAATAAAGACTAAAGATAGtgtctttataaaaatactcatctttggcagatgttaaatgcatctggCTACTGTCTTAAAGTATGCCTCCTAAGGAAAGAcataaggggtaaacagattctatctgttgaccagcctcgcatctctttttcatctattaggctggcgtagatgtatttataatacattgtttccagtttaggatgttgaatgctggatcttctggACTCTTTACATGGGTTTTACTCGTGTCTCTGTTTTAATGGCTAGGAAAATCATTCTATCTATTATCTCTTTCATTATATTATCTCTTAATgaaggtacagctctaaaactctaTTTCATGGTTCTTAGGCCGGCTGGCAGCCAGGTTTCTTGaattctgtggtagctctcagagaggctgattccatcaatgGCTGTAAAGTATCAAattactaacagtgccatgtttgcgcatggatggtatcccttttcatatttttgatgtgcattgtcaaggccacatcactaatatttgtggtcttagAAGTACCTtctcttctgttgagtcttatctcttgcaaaatttacttgctctttgtgagactgaGGTCTTGTGATCTTAATGTTGATGGtaatcttcctttaattcgtaaagaattttatagtgacatgcttggcctgggcatctctTTCGTCTTAATACTGCactcttttcaatgttatttctgatcaagtTGACTAAAACCCTTCctctttatccttcagccaatatcgttgttgttggtaactttaatgctcatcacactgaatggtttAGCTCTAGTGTTAGTGACTCTGCAGGTGTTAAGatccacaacttttgccttttataatctctaacacaaatagtcaactttccaactcgctttctaGACAATCTGAACCATTTACCTTCtttactcaacttatgtcttgtttctgatcctagttggtgctcagtttctccacattcacccttaggtgcttctgatcacagtttgatctctctaaaacttttatatcattCTTATCATCATTAGAATACCCCTATAatcgtacctcttacaactgCCTTTAGGCTGATTAAAACTATTTCCATGATTTCCTTTGTGAGCCCTTGggtagaatttttttctttctgctgataaatgtgcttattatgtaacttcttggattcaggctggcatggaatcttttattctctGTTGACAATTCCAaatcaagcctcactcttctccatggttttcctctcattgtgctactgcaatttccaatcataaccattacttccatatctatcgcCAAAACAATTAACCAGAAAACAGACgtttgtttactattgctagaaaccattgtaaaaaagttttgtctaatgccaaaatTAGGATCCAAacacttctggagaatctttaacagtgtctataagggcaaatctgttattccacctctctttcATAGTTCAAGTTCAAACTTTTCATCTATTCCATCTCTTGATTTTACTAATTACATCCTACCTGATATATATAGTAGATAagcaggttgatcccttgcttgacattcgtatcactccagcttctgtatctcaAGTGATTTTctgactcttctacagcttgtggtctggacaacatacctgttatagtcttgcagaagtgttctctggagctgtcatctatactttcaaaactattaaacaagtACTTATCAGAGTGTTGTTTCCTAGCCTCCTGGAAAGCGGGATCTGTTATCCCTAGTTTCAAAATATTCTGGAAAGCAATCTGTCTTGTCTAACcactgtcccattagtcttcttcctatcataagcaaggtatttgagtctttaattaacaaacacttaaccTGTCATCTTGAATCgaataacttactttctaatcatcaatatggatttatatcttcttgttctactgctgatttgctAATAGTAATGAACGATAGGCTTTATCGTGCATgagatagatgtggagaggttaagaCATTTCtgaagcttttgataaagtttggcatggtcttcttcataagctttcttcttccATTTTATCAGGTaacatatttaagtttattgaatctttttttaCCTATTGTAGTATTAAGGTTGACCTGACTGGACACCAcacttcttcatatcctgtaactttatgggtttctcaaggttctatccttggccctatacttttttgaATTTGCATTAATGATTTCTTAAAAATTCTCACATccaaggtggcattgtttgctaaCAATTCTACCATTTGTTCTTGTCTTAATAAGTatccaacactctctgattgttAAGAGGGGGCATTTGAGGTTGAAAAGGactcaaataaaacttttttaactaattaaaatctGCAACAATCTAGATCATCCTATATTTGCTCccttaattaaaatttgctCCCTTAATAGCAAAAGAGATGCTCTAAAGAGCATCTCTTTTGCTATTAAGGGAGCAAATTTCAATGAACATTAGAATTTTCTCCCTtgatcttgttttcctgattcttaaaattagtttaataaatcaactttgctaatttctatttttgtgttttagagTTTCCAAGAAGGGTACGAACATGTATCAgttcaaaacaataatttacctAGTTTTGTATCATCAATAAGTCATCTTCGAAAACTTATTGAAGAATTTAACTCCCACTCACCTGTTATAATGACATTAGtgagttattattatattatatatttgttttcgATTTTCAGTGGATTTATtccattgtttatttttagcaCAATGACGGAACATTTGATGGTTTTATTCGTGTCCACATGAATCTAAACAGACCTGTAAATGTTTCTGCTGATGTTTCAAATTTGACACTAAGGAAAGCAGTTGCTGCTAAACGATTATCAGATTCTCGAAGACCTCTTTCAGAAATTTTCAAACCAGATAATTCTGACCATGATTCAGATGTCTATTTGACACCTAATGTTTCTCATGGAAATGAGTTATCAGTTTTAGAGAGAAGAAACACTGTAAGTGATTGGTATAAATGCTGTAAGTGACCAGTATTTTGCTGAATGATTTCTTAATTGAATGATTCTCTGAGATAATTAGTCATCTCGCGTTATGATTTTCAAGAatatcaaagtttattttagaaacataaaagatttttttttttgtaccaaggctatatttattttaagattttattgttacaatttttatttagaaaccTGCTCGAAGACTAAGCTTTTATATGCCAAGAGGAACATATAAACCCTTGCATGTTACTAGTACTACAACTGCACTTGAGGTATGtttatatatcttaatatatggtttaaaagtaAAGAGTAAGCAGATTTTACGTATTGTATTTAATacagttcaattttttttatcagcttGATTGAAATTGAATGATAAATTGTATCTGTAAATGTAAATTCATGttactaatattaatattgttataaataataaaaattgttaggtAATAAGTGCccttttaactaaatataatgtCACTGATAATCCAAAAAAGTTTGCACTTTACGAAAAGCATGTTCCAGCCGGagacaaaaacaataaagaaggTAATGAtatcttttattgaaaataaaattttaatttaaggaaatttaaataaaatgctataaaaacttaaatacaaaGTATGTTATTTTCTgcaatttatgtttaattagcAACATTTCGGCGATTAAGAGGCGATGAGAATCCATTACTTTTACGGTTAAATTGGGGGGCATTAAATACAACAGACTCTTTTGTTTTAAAGGAAGATGACGAAGGTCCCATtcaggtaatttttattttatcctttGGTGTTATTtacagttatatttttttagtggcGTAGTGCAATGACGTCATGTATTAAGATTATTACAAAAGCTGATTTTGTTTCTCTTTGGAGCGAACTGTTTTTCTCGATTCTAAATCCTGTTTCTGAGTAATATTTTAACCTGATGGGTGTTTTAGAACAAAGCATTCATCAGTTAAGCTTCATATTCATGCAACATaataaatttgtacaaaaataattcataaaaaacatgtttttaactttttaagtttataattcaACGGAAATCACgtataacttaatatttttttctttagtggACAAATTTTGAGTTACCTGAATTAGCAAATTTTCTTGAGATTTTGCAAATCGAGGAAGATGCTTTGTTGGCTCAGgtatgttaatattttgtttgtttttgatggttataatgttttttgtattatatttataaatattttatagatatacaAAAGGTTTGAGTTGTATAAGCAATCACTGCAAAAAGCAATCGAGTTAAAAGATCGAATAGTGTGACTATTAATATAAGTTAGACCATTTGTTAAAATAACAATCAAGTTAAAACATTGTCTTGATCAATTAAATATAGATTACGTCTTATAAATATTAGATCAGATATGATCTATTGAGTAATTTATAATTTGGTAGAGTGAGTTTTGAATACTGTGAAATTGTTTTGACTACTGGATTTAAATCAATAAccgcataattttttattatttataaaattatttttttaaatttttgttacaattgtcaattagtttgtaaataatttttctattgtaaaattgaatttaataattttatttatttactttgagAAACACGAATcccttttaaaaagaaagataaaaagatgatctaaaaaaaaaaaaaagattataattttgattgttttttttcacTGGAACTTTTACCAAAACAAAATTCGAATCTTACTCAaaaatgtatactttttattattattattattttttaatataacaaaccAAACGAATGGGCTAGTACTAGAAAGATTcctattttaatttctatttatagCAATCTAAtactaaaggttttttttaaaagtttgttaagttTCAGGTTTCCAAAAgagataaaaagtaaataaaaatagtcaactgaaattatttttgtatatcatgaatatacattaataaaaaaaaaatatcattcaatgtaaaattatattcaaatttgTCATTAAACAGAACACGatgttcttttaattttgtgttgtaCAACGTAATTCTACAAATATACCAATGCTCGTAATATCCACGAatcttaaaattcttttttttttttttaagaaaaacgtGTATTTGAATTACTaacaatcaaaatgttttattaaaaagttgtataagtAAACAACATCGATAGATAAACTGATTCAGTATACGTGCattcttattttaaactttggttgaaaagttataaaaaaaaatttattgaataaatttgaaGTAAGCAAGCTTAGATACTTCAGTCAAGTTTGTAACCAGAGAACAAATAAGTAGATGTTTATggatgatatttatatataataactttcgTAAATTTCAATTTAAGTATGCACTTAAATTGAAATTTAcgaaagttattatatataaataattttattttttactagtttaaaaatagtaacTCAACAATACAAAGCTAAGTTATTACGCGAGAagagttaacaaaaaaattcggAACCTTCGTACTTTTCGTAAgccataaataaaaatcttcagtttttaattatgGCTTACGAAatgaaaaagttgtaaaaatcaACAGATAGCAATCACTTCGAAATCCCATGAAACTAAACATTTCAGTCACTGATCATTAGCTTCTTTAGAATGTGCTACTTCGTTGCGTAACAGTCTAGAATCAAGCAAGTAAATAATGCCAAACAGCTCcaaataacaaaagttttaaaagacttAGTTCAAATCTtatcagttaaataattatacaaatattatacaatatattatacaaatcaaaaagcattttaaatacgAAACTGTATTATtcactatttattattattcaatatttacatAGTTGATATGGCAGTGAATACACTGCCATATCAACTATGTAAATATTGCGTGAGGCAGTACTAACTAAAGTAAACTAGAGCCTTTTTATCGTCATCAGAAACATATAGCACGCTTAGTTAATTCGCGTGATCGACAAACTCATTCGAAGTCTCtcttaagaaaaattaatatattaaacacATATCAACTTAACgtatactttttctttgttttatgtacaaatgtaaaacgAAATTTTCTCCGTCTCCTTttcatactttatttttaacaaaacaaaaaaataaacacgaaatgataattttttaatgcaaccaTTTTCATAGTCAATTTTGCATATCATTTCGGGGACCGTATCTTTGGAATAACATTGTCgttaatctttttattcttttattcttgcaaaacataaacttttttatttactaagtGAAATATTTAACATGTAAATATGTAACACTTCATTTTACAGCagttctcgacgacaagacattacggtcttctacgagtctcggcttttatatatatatattaaaaatcttcacttgtagttgtttatattattatactttagcttgtaagtttaaaaaaaaacaaaaaaaaaactaattactcAGCCCTAGACTCATTTAAcagtttttcagtttattttttta
Encoded here:
- the LOC100209916 gene encoding ras association domain-containing protein 1 isoform X4, with the translated sequence MATPNSKKSEKKTSFFGGIFGGANRRTGKNSLVNFDYIKGVEAIEYRRKSDGTVKQQIVEKNSYQSYKAQYFRGHRFELYHKPTFCDICQELSWGLYAQSARCCFCRCTCHLKCVNAVSLDCPKAPSIEKSFDEITKEVQEILHNDGTFDGFIRVHMNLNRPVNVSADVSNLTLRKAVAAKRLSDSRRPLSEIFKPDNSDHDSDVYLTPNVSHGNELSVLERRNTKPARRLSFYMPRGTYKPLHVTSTTTALEVISALLTKYNVTDNPKKFALYEKHVPAGDKNNKEATFRRLRGDENPLLLRLNWGALNTTDSFVLKEDDEGPIQWTNFELPELANFLEILQIEEDALLAQIYKRFELYKQSLQKAIELKDRIV
- the LOC100209916 gene encoding ras association domain-containing protein 1 isoform X3; protein product: MATPNSKKSEKKTSFFGGIFGGANRRTGKNSLVNFDYIKGVEAIEYRRKSDGTVKQQIVEKNSYQSYKAQYFRGHRFELYHKPTFCDICQELSWGLYAQSARCCFCRCTCHLKCVNAVSLDCPKAPSIEKSFDEITKEVQEILSFQEGYEHVSVQNNNLPSFVSSISHLRKLIEEFNSHSPVIMTLHNDGTFDGFIRVHMNLNRPVNVSADVSNLTLRKAVAAKRLSDSRRPLSEIFKPDNSDHDSDVYLTPNVSHGNELSVLERRNTKPARRLSFYMPRGTYKPLHVTSTTTALEVISALLTKYNVTDNPKKFALYEKHVPAGDKNNKEATFRRLRGDENPLLLRLNWGALNTTDSFVLKEDDEGPIQWTNFELPELANFLEILQIEEDALLAQIYKRFELYKQSLQKAIELKDRIV
- the LOC100209916 gene encoding ras association domain-containing protein 1 isoform X1 gives rise to the protein MEDKELQVKFIKRINEDEDSGIVSIENYVKKKGDEKILMSNLIEAEDLSDNSLNDSFIDLVDSSINSFQEGYEHVSVQNNNLPSFVSSISHLRKLIEEFNSHSPVIMTLHNDGTFDGFIRVHMNLNRPVNVSADVSNLTLRKAVAAKRLSDSRRPLSEIFKPDNSDHDSDVYLTPNVSHGNELSVLERRNTKPARRLSFYMPRGTYKPLHVTSTTTALEVISALLTKYNVTDNPKKFALYEKHVPAGDKNNKEATFRRLRGDENPLLLRLNWGALNTTDSFVLKEDDEGPIQWTNFELPELANFLEILQIEEDALLAQIYKRFELYKQSLQKAIELKDRIV